From Paenibacillus physcomitrellae, the proteins below share one genomic window:
- a CDS encoding GNAT family N-acetyltransferase, whose amino-acid sequence MSSEICAPTLVIRKCCSNDAIALTSLMRQLSYPTTLNVMKERLTMMDNQSSQYSFVAELNGEVVGTVGLEVVRKQDMKQPVLVITSLVVDKKFRKMGLGKRLINQVELIANELSCSHLHVGYKAERGPGSAKSFYLKQGFECNGYRLSKAL is encoded by the coding sequence ATGAGTAGTGAGATATGTGCGCCAACGCTGGTCATTCGGAAATGCTGTTCCAATGATGCGATTGCTCTAACGTCTCTGATGCGCCAGTTGAGTTATCCGACAACATTGAACGTGATGAAAGAACGCCTCACTATGATGGATAACCAATCTTCGCAGTATTCGTTTGTTGCTGAATTGAATGGAGAGGTAGTAGGAACAGTCGGATTGGAAGTGGTCCGCAAGCAGGATATGAAGCAGCCGGTTTTGGTCATTACTTCTCTGGTTGTAGATAAGAAATTCCGGAAAATGGGTCTCGGTAAACGACTGATCAACCAAGTAGAATTGATCGCTAATGAACTTTCCTGCAGCCATCTTCATGTAGGATACAAAGCGGAAAGAGGTCCGGGTTCAGCCAAATCTTTTTATCTCAAACAAGGTTTTGAATGCAACGGATACCGTCTGAGCAAAGCGTTGTAA
- a CDS encoding ABC transporter ATP-binding protein, translating to MSNDPKQQTNGSPAPEGGKAAAAGAVTQDRFVYKDDDAIDKAFDWKQFARLFGYMKPYARQMLPLVLVMMVLGTVTKLAVPFLTSMAIDKAIAPEDGNTSLTLLYSITATVIVLYLIQWISGVYRIKYTNIIGQRVIYDLRADLFKHIQKLSFNFFDKRPAGSVLVRVTNDINSLQDLFTNGVVNLMIDCVQLLGIVIILLLINWKLGLAVMVTVPIMFFVSTKLRQKIRIAWQDVRMKNSRINSHLNESIQGIRVTQAYTQEQENMKFFDRMNFDSRKSWDKASAMNQAFGPIIEITGGLGTLILFWLGAYLISEGQLTVGLLVAFSSYVSNFWDPINRLGQMYNQLLVAMASSERIFEYLDEEPMIKDKPGAVPLPQISGDIKFEKVVFEYEKGRAALKGIDIDVEAGQSIALVGHTGSGKSTIINLIGRFYDITSGKITIDGYDIRDVTVQSLRKQIGIVLQDTFIFSGTIRDNIRFGRLDATDEEVERAARAVNAHEFIEKLPGGYETEVEERGSALSMGQRQLLSFARALLADPRILILDEATASIDTETELKIQEALKVLLQGRTSFIVAHRLSTIRHADKIIVLDHGEIKEQGTHKELVDKNGIYNGLIEAQFRFL from the coding sequence ATGAGTAACGATCCAAAACAGCAGACGAACGGCTCACCCGCCCCGGAAGGCGGTAAGGCTGCCGCAGCCGGGGCTGTCACCCAGGACCGGTTCGTTTATAAGGACGATGACGCGATTGACAAAGCGTTCGACTGGAAGCAGTTCGCCAGATTGTTCGGCTATATGAAGCCTTATGCCAGACAGATGCTGCCATTAGTGCTTGTCATGATGGTGCTCGGAACCGTCACCAAACTGGCTGTACCTTTTCTGACAAGTATGGCTATCGATAAAGCGATCGCGCCTGAAGACGGCAACACAAGCTTGACCTTGTTATATTCGATCACGGCAACTGTCATTGTTTTATACTTGATTCAATGGATTTCCGGCGTGTACCGGATTAAATACACCAATATTATTGGTCAAAGGGTCATTTACGACCTTCGCGCGGATTTGTTTAAGCATATCCAGAAGCTGTCGTTTAACTTTTTTGACAAACGGCCGGCGGGATCGGTTTTGGTGCGGGTTACCAACGATATCAACTCACTGCAGGACCTGTTCACAAACGGGGTCGTCAATCTGATGATCGACTGTGTACAGCTGCTCGGCATTGTAATTATTCTGCTGCTGATCAACTGGAAGCTTGGGCTCGCGGTGATGGTTACCGTTCCGATCATGTTCTTCGTTTCGACCAAGCTGCGTCAGAAGATCCGAATTGCCTGGCAGGATGTGCGGATGAAGAATTCCCGCATCAACTCGCACTTGAATGAATCCATTCAAGGGATCCGGGTTACACAGGCTTATACGCAGGAACAGGAGAACATGAAGTTCTTCGACCGGATGAACTTTGACAGCCGCAAATCCTGGGATAAAGCCTCGGCGATGAACCAGGCGTTTGGTCCGATTATCGAGATTACAGGCGGGCTTGGAACCTTGATTCTGTTCTGGCTTGGTGCTTACCTGATTTCAGAAGGCCAACTCACCGTAGGTTTGCTGGTAGCGTTCAGCAGCTATGTGAGCAACTTCTGGGACCCGATCAACCGTTTGGGCCAAATGTACAACCAGCTGCTGGTGGCGATGGCTTCCTCGGAACGTATCTTTGAATATCTGGATGAAGAGCCGATGATCAAAGACAAACCGGGGGCGGTTCCTCTGCCGCAGATTTCCGGGGACATCAAGTTCGAGAAAGTGGTCTTCGAATATGAGAAAGGCCGCGCAGCACTTAAAGGCATTGACATTGACGTAGAAGCCGGACAGTCGATCGCACTTGTAGGCCACACCGGTTCGGGCAAAAGTACAATCATCAACCTCATCGGCAGGTTCTATGATATTACAAGCGGCAAAATCACGATTGACGGGTACGACATCCGTGATGTAACCGTACAAAGCCTGCGGAAGCAGATCGGCATCGTGCTGCAGGATACATTTATTTTCTCCGGTACGATCCGGGATAATATCCGGTTTGGCCGGCTTGACGCTACCGACGAGGAAGTCGAACGGGCGGCTCGGGCGGTTAACGCCCATGAATTTATCGAGAAGCTGCCGGGCGGATACGAAACCGAAGTAGAAGAACGGGGCAGTGCCTTGTCGATGGGACAGCGTCAGCTGCTTTCCTTTGCCCGTGCTTTGCTGGCTGATCCGCGAATCTTGATCCTGGATGAAGCTACAGCCAGCATCGATACGGAGACGGAGCTTAAAATCCAGGAGGCGCTGAAGGTGCTTCTTCAGGGCCGGACCTCTTTCATCGTAGCGCACAGGCTGTCCACGATTCGCCATGCCGACAAAATCATCGTATTGGATCATGGCGAAATTAAAGAGCAGGGCACGCACAAGGAACTCGTTGACAAAAATGGGATATATAACGGGCTTATCGAAGCTCAGTTCCGTTTCTTGTAA
- the purT gene encoding formate-dependent phosphoribosylglycinamide formyltransferase produces MWGAPFHARSKTMMLLGSGELGKEVIIEAQRLGVKTIAVDRYAHAPAMQVAHESFVIDMLNGETLKALIRDKRPDVIVPEIEAIATEALLELEEEGYHVVPTARAARLTMDREGIRRLAAEKLGLPTAAYRFADSFEELQAAVNELGAPCVVKPLMSSSGKGQSVCRTADEASASWEAAVQGARAKTTRVIVESFVNFDSEITLLTVRSVSGTIFCPPIGHIQKDGDYVESWQPHRMTEAQLKEAQDIARKVTDELGGYGLFGVELFVTPGGIVFSEVSPRPHDTGMVTMATQDLSEFALHVRAILGLPVEEVHLLTAGASATLKADREGTDFLISGIDEALKQPRTQVRVFGKPDTKPGRRMAVALSAAEDVETARGRAKAAANLLKVEWS; encoded by the coding sequence ATGTGGGGTGCTCCTTTTCATGCACGTTCCAAGACTATGATGCTGCTGGGCAGCGGAGAGCTTGGCAAGGAAGTGATCATCGAGGCACAGCGCCTTGGCGTTAAAACCATAGCCGTGGACAGATATGCCCATGCACCGGCTATGCAAGTAGCACATGAGAGTTTTGTAATTGATATGTTAAATGGAGAAACCCTTAAAGCCTTGATTCGCGACAAACGTCCAGATGTGATCGTTCCGGAAATCGAGGCGATTGCGACTGAAGCACTGCTGGAGCTTGAAGAAGAAGGTTATCATGTAGTACCTACAGCAAGAGCGGCGCGTTTGACGATGGACCGTGAGGGCATTCGCCGTTTGGCAGCTGAAAAGCTGGGACTTCCAACGGCTGCTTACCGTTTTGCTGACAGCTTTGAAGAGCTGCAGGCTGCGGTGAACGAGCTTGGCGCTCCTTGCGTGGTCAAGCCGCTTATGAGCTCCTCGGGTAAAGGCCAGTCGGTTTGCAGAACTGCCGATGAAGCCTCGGCAAGCTGGGAAGCTGCCGTTCAGGGAGCAAGAGCCAAAACCACGCGGGTGATTGTGGAGTCCTTTGTAAATTTCGACAGCGAAATTACGCTGCTGACCGTTCGTTCGGTCTCCGGCACCATCTTCTGCCCGCCTATCGGGCATATTCAGAAGGACGGAGATTACGTGGAGTCCTGGCAGCCGCACCGCATGACAGAGGCACAGCTGAAGGAAGCTCAAGACATTGCCCGGAAGGTGACGGACGAGCTTGGCGGATATGGACTGTTTGGCGTTGAATTGTTTGTGACACCGGGCGGAATCGTATTCAGCGAGGTATCTCCGAGACCCCACGACACCGGTATGGTGACGATGGCGACTCAGGATTTATCCGAGTTTGCCCTTCATGTCAGAGCCATTCTGGGACTGCCGGTTGAGGAAGTGCATTTGCTGACGGCTGGCGCTTCGGCTACCTTGAAGGCAGACCGTGAAGGCACTGATTTTCTCATCTCTGGTATAGATGAAGCTTTGAAGCAGCCCCGCACGCAGGTCCGGGTATTCGGCAAGCCGGATACAAAACCTGGGCGGAGAATGGCTGTAGCTCTCAGCGCTGCGGAAGATGTGGAAACCGCACGAGGCCGCGCGAAAGCGGCAGCAAATCTATTAAAGGTGGAGTGGTCTTGA